TCTGGAGAATACAATTCGCTTATACATGAATAAAGCCAAGAAACCTCGTGCTTAAATTTATCATTCTTCTCATTTTTTACCCTACCAAACAAACTAATCAATTCTTTAGATCTCTCAGAACCTAAGTCTAAAAAGAATTTATTAAAATACGCCTCATTATAGTCGGGCACTGGGGGTACATCGCGATGATTAGGATCAGGATCAGG
The Borreliella spielmanii genome window above contains:
- a CDS encoding P52 family lipoprotein, with protein sequence PDPDPNHRDVPPVPDYNEAYFNKFFLDLGSERSKELISLFGRVKNEKNDKFKHEVSWLYSCISELYSPDIKYSGEGGYEYWVDGQRLFMPRPTIDQQYLKVREGIIKHALR